The Candidatus Margulisiibacteriota bacterium genome window below encodes:
- a CDS encoding coproporphyrinogen III oxidase (catalyzes the oxygen-independent formation of protoporphyrinogen-IX from coproporphyrinogen-III) — translation MWSKRTEDRISVELCNKSIMESIYIHFPFCVKKCGYCSFYSLENQQDLMEEYSFALKREIKALSQQFSRNTIKTIYLGGGTPSLISAKLLERILLCLKENFRLSNPEITIEVNPGTVDYSKIKHFFEVGINRVSIGVQSFLDSELSLLGRIHSRNEAIRTVTDCAAAGFSNINIDLIFALPNQTKDQLSQSLCVVKDLPVDHISTYNLHLDPGTPMYEALNHNCFTLPDEEIDAEFYEYIIDTLPKLGLQHYEISNFARPGKECRHNLAYWDYYDFLGIGAGATSMIAGARYTNTEDINDYLSVSPLHQKEEEILDEYTQIAEAIFMGLRKRKGIFLNDLSSRFGVNIMQHYEKVISELVNKKLVITDADVLCLSDNGLLLANEVFEAFLP, via the coding sequence ATGTGGTCAAAACGAACCGAAGATAGAATTAGCGTAGAATTATGTAACAAATCCATTATGGAATCCATTTATATTCATTTCCCCTTTTGCGTGAAGAAGTGCGGTTATTGTAGCTTTTATTCTTTGGAAAATCAGCAAGATCTGATGGAAGAATATAGTTTTGCCTTGAAGCGGGAGATAAAAGCTCTTTCCCAACAGTTTTCTAGAAACACCATAAAAACTATTTACTTGGGCGGGGGTACGCCGTCTCTTATCAGCGCAAAATTATTAGAACGGATACTCTTATGCCTAAAAGAAAACTTTCGACTTTCTAACCCTGAAATAACGATCGAAGTTAATCCTGGGACCGTTGATTATTCGAAAATCAAACATTTTTTTGAAGTTGGCATTAACCGGGTTAGTATCGGTGTCCAAAGTTTTCTGGACAGCGAGCTGTCACTCCTTGGCAGGATCCATAGCCGGAATGAAGCAATAAGAACTGTAACTGATTGTGCTGCAGCTGGGTTTTCAAATATCAACATTGATCTTATTTTTGCGCTCCCGAATCAAACCAAAGACCAGCTCTCACAGTCATTGTGTGTTGTGAAGGATTTGCCGGTTGATCATATCTCTACCTATAATTTGCACCTCGATCCGGGCACACCTATGTATGAGGCTTTGAATCATAACTGTTTTACCCTTCCTGATGAAGAAATCGATGCCGAGTTCTATGAGTATATTATTGATACTTTGCCCAAGTTAGGGTTACAACACTACGAGATCTCTAATTTCGCGAGGCCGGGAAAAGAGTGCCGGCATAATCTTGCCTATTGGGATTACTATGATTTTTTGGGGATAGGAGCGGGCGCTACCTCGATGATTGCCGGTGCCCGGTATACGAATACTGAGGATATTAATGATTATTTATCGGTATCTCCTTTGCATCAGAAAGAAGAGGAGATTCTTGATGAATATACTCAAATTGCAGAAGCCATATTTATGGGGCTGAGAAAACGAAAAGGGATTTTCCTGAATGACCTGTCCTCTCGATTTGGTGTCAATATTATGCAGCACTATGAAAAAGTAATTTCTGAACTGGTAAATAAGAAATTAGTTATCACTGACGCCGATGTATTATGTCTGTCAGATAACGGATTACTTCTTGCGAATGAAGTCTTTGAGGCTTTCCTTCCCTGA